In one Brassica oleracea var. oleracea cultivar TO1000 chromosome C9, BOL, whole genome shotgun sequence genomic region, the following are encoded:
- the LOC106318603 gene encoding kinesin-like calmodulin-binding protein → MEGSNSSFSSGNGNEPDVSSSCFYVPNPSGTDFDDAESSALPPPLSPAPQSIPADLAAAIPLIDRFQVEPFLRLMQKQIQSGGKRGFFYSKKSSSSSGSHLQKERFTFEDMLCFQKDPIPTSLLKINSDLVSRATKLFHLILKYMGVDSSTPPSLDERIDLAGKLFKKTLKRVELRDELFAQISKQTRHNPDRQYLIKAWELMYLCASSMPPSKDIGGYLSEYIHNVSHDATTAEPEAQVLSLNTLKALKRSIKAGPRHTTPGREEIEALLTGRKLTTIVFFLDETFEEISFDMATTVSDAVEELAGTIKLSAFSSFSLFECRKAVSSSKSSDSGNVEEYIGLDDNKYIGDLLSEFKAIKDRNKGEILHCKLVFKKKLFRESDEAVTDLMFVQLSYVQLQHDYLLGNYPVGRDDAAQLCALQILVGIGFVNSPESCIDWTSLLERFLPRQIAITRAKQEWELDILARYRAMENVTKDEARQQFLRILKALPYGNSVFFGVRKIDDPIGLLPGRIILGINKRGVHFFRPVPKEYLHSAELRDIMQFGSSNTAVFFKMRVAGVLHIFQFETKQGEEICVALQTHINDVMLRRYSKARSAANSLASGGDISCSSKPQNLEVYEKRVQDLSKAFEESQRKNDMLMDELQKKTQQEVSMREELEATRNSLELGRKKLLEVTLDNDRLKSLCDENGTTIKTLMSELRGMEARLAKSGNTNLREEPKSELTEMDNQILYKIQTELDVRNKELHIAVENSKRLLSENKRLEQSVFNIENNKTEEAEIHQKRYEQERRVLKLRVSELENKLGVLTQDLEIAKSTIESKTSDMLLLQNNLKELEELREMKEDIDRKNEQTAAILKMQGAQLAELEILYKEEQVLRKRYYNTIEDMKGKIRVYCRIRPLNEKESSEKKMQVLTSVDEFTVEHPWKDDKRKQHIYDRVFDMRATQDDVFEDTKYLVQSAVDGYNVCIFAYGQTGSGKTFTIYGHENNPGLTPRATKELFKILKRDSNRFSFSLKAYMVELYQDTLVDLLLPKSARRLKLEIKKDSKGMVFVENVTTIPISTLEELRMIIERGSERRHVSGTNMNEESSRSHLILSVVIESIDLQTQSVARGKLSFVDLAGSERVKKSGSAGCQLKEAQSINKSLSALGDVIGALSSGNQHIPYRNHKLTMLMSDSLGGNAKTLMFVNVSPAESNLDETYNSLLYASRVRTIVNDPSKHVSSKEMVRLKKLVAYWKEQAGKRNEEEDLVDIEEDRTLRDGGDSLIKLT, encoded by the exons CTCCCCAGCTCCTCAGTCAATTCCTGCCGACCTAGCTGCAGCCATCCCCCTCATCGATCGCTTCCAGGTTGAACCGTTTCTGCGGCTTATGCAGAAGCAAATCCAGTCTGGTGGCAAGCGTGGCTTCTTCTACTCCAAAAAGTCGTCGTCGTCATCGGGCTCTCATCTCCAAAAAGAGCGCTTCACTTTCGAGGACATGCTTTGCTTCCAGAAG GATCCCATCCCCACTTCCTTACTCAAGATTAACAGCGATCTCGTCAGCCGTGCTACCAAGCTGTTTCATCTCATCTTAAAGTACATGGGCGTTGATTCGTCTACTCCACCCAGTTTAGACGAACGCATTGACCTTGCTGGAAAGCTTTTCAAGAAAACTCTGAAGCGCGTTGAACTCAGGGACGAGCTTTTCGCCCAAATCTCCAAACAGACTAGACATAATCCTGACAG GCAATACTTGATAAAAGCGTGGGAACTCATGTACCTATGTGCATCCTCGATGCCTCCTAGCAAAGATATCGGCGGATATCTATCTGAGTATATCCACAATGTCTCGCACGATGCAACAACTGCTGAACCAGAGGCCCAGGTTCTTTCTCTTAATACTTTGAAGGCCTTGAAGCGCTCTATTAAAGCTGGTCCTAGGCATACCACCCCTGGCCGTGAGGAAATTGAAGCTCTTTTGACCGGTAGAAAGCTTACTACCATTGTCTTCTTTCTTGACGAAACTTTTGAAGAAATTTCCTTTGACATGGCTACAACAGTCTCTGATGCTGTTGAG GAGCTAGCTGGGACAATTAAGCTATCAGCCTTTTCTAGCTTCAGTTTGTTTGAATGTCGTAAAGCGGTTTCAAGTTCCAAATCATCTGATTCCGGAAATGTTG AGGAATATATAGGATTGGATGATAACAAGTATATTGGAGATCTCCTCTCAGAATTCAAAGCTATAAAAGATAGAAATAAAGGGGAGATACTACACTGCAAACTAGTGTTTAAAAAAAAACTATTCCGAGAGTCTGATGAAGCTGTAACAGATCTGATGTTTGTGCAGCTTTCCTATGTACAA CTGCAACACGACTATCTGCTAGGAAACTATCCTGTTGGAAGGGATGATGCTGCTCAGCTTTGTGCCTTACAAATTCTTGTTGGGATTGGGTTTGTCAATAGTCCGGAGTCATGCAT TGACTGGACATCGCTTCTTGAGCGGTTTTTGCCGAGACAAATAGCAATAACCCGAGCTAAGCAGGAATGGGAATTGGACATCCTTGCTCGCTACCGTGCAATG GAGAACGTGACAAAAGATGAAGCAAGACAACAATTTCTACGGATATTGAAGGCACTGCCATATGGGAATTCTGTATTTTTTGGCGTACGCAAGATAGATGATCCCATTGGCCTTTTACCTGGACGAATCATTTTGGGTATCAACAAACGTGGG GTTCACTTTTTTAGACCGGTTCCGAAAGAGTATCTGCACTCAGCTGAATTACGTGACATAATGCAATTTGGCAGCAGCAACACTGCTGTCTTTTTCAAAATGAGAGTTGCTGGTGTTCTTCACATATTTCAGTTTGAGACAAAACAG GGAGAAGAAATCTGTGTTGCTTTACAAACACATATAAATGATGTTATGTTGCGTCGTTACTCCAAAGCTCGATCTGCTGCCAATAGCTTGGCTAGTGGAGGAGATATATCCTGCAGTTCTAAGCCGCAAAATCTTGAAGTGTATGAAAAACGTGTGCAAGATCTGTCTAAGGCGTTTGAAGAGTCCCAGAGAAAGAACGATATG TTGATGGATGAACTGCAAAAGAAAACTCAGCAAGAAGTTTCTATGCGTGAAGAGTTAGAAGCTACACGCAATAGCTTAGAGCTCGGAAGGAAAAAATTGTTGGAGGTTACCTTAGACAATGATAGACTTAAGTCCTTGTGTGACGAGAACGGGACAACTATCAAA ACCTTGATGTCTGAACTTCGGGGGATGGAAGCGAGGTTGGCGAAGTCGGGCAACACAAATTTAAGGGAAGAGCCAAAATCAGAATTAACTGAAATGGATAATCAG ATATTATACAAGATCCAAACCGAGTTAGATGTTCGAAATAAGGAGTTACACATTGCAGTTGAGAATTCAAAGAGGTTATTGAGTGAGAACAAGAGATTGGAACAAAGTGTTTTCAATATTGAAAATAATAAAACAGAGGAG GCTGAAATTCACCAAAAGAGATATGAACAAGAAAGAAGGGTGTTAAAGCTTAGAGTTTCTGAACTTGAAAATAAGCTTGGAGTCCTTACTCAAGACTTAGAAATTGCCAAGTCTACAATTGAAAGTAAGACATCTGATATGCTGCTGTTGCAGAATAATTTGAAAGAGCTTGAGGAGCTAAGAGAAATGAAAGAG GACATTGACAGAAAGAATGAGCAAACAGCTGCCATTTTGAAGATGCAAGGAGCCCAACTTGCCGAGCTAGAAATACTTTACAAGGAAGAACAAGTTTTAAGGAAAAGATATTATAATACCATAGAAG ATATGAAGGGGAAGATTAGAGTATATTGTCGAATAAGACCTCTAAATGAAAAAGAAAGTTCAGAGAAGAAAATGCAAGTGCTAACAAGTGTGGATGAGTTTACGGTCGAACATCCATGGAAAGACGACAAAAGAAAGCAACACATTTACGATCGCGTGTTTGACATGCGTGCTACCCAAGATGATGTGTTTGAAGACACAAAG TATTTGGTACAGTCGGCTGTAGACGGGTATAACGTTTGCATCTTCGCATATGGTCAAACTGGTTCTGGAAAAACTTTCACCATATATGGACATGAGAACAATCCTGGACTCACACCTCGAGCTACAAAGGAGCTCTTCAAAATACTAAAGCGTGATAGCAACAGATTTTCATTTTCTCTGAAG GCATACATGGTGGAACTTTATCAAGACACACTTGTAGACCTTCTGCTACCAAAAAGTGCAAGGCGCTTGAAACTAGAGATTAAAAAGGATTCTAAG GGTATGGTCTTTGTTGAGAATGTGACAACTATTCCTATATCAACTTTGGAGGAACTGCGAATGATTATTGAAAGGGGATCTGAACGGCGACATGTTTCTGGAACAAACATGAATGAAGAAAGCTCAAGATCTCACCTAATACTTTCAGTTGTTATCGAAAGTATTGATCTTCAAACCCAGTCAGTTGCGAGGGGCAAG TTGAGTTTTGTGGATCTTGCTGGTTCTGAGAGGGTAAAAAAGTCAGGCTCTGCTGGTTGCCAACTCAAAGAAGCTCAAAGTATTAACAAATCACTTTCTGCATTAGGTGATGTAATTGGTGCTTTATCTTCAGGCAACCAGCATATTCCTTACAGGAATCACAAGTTGACAATGTTGATGAGCGATTCATTGGGAGGCAATGCCAAGACGTTAATGTTTGTTAATGTATCTCCAGCCGAATCAAATTTGGACGAGACATACAATTCTCTTCT ATATGCATCGAGAGTGAGAACGATCGTGAATGATCCCAGCAAACATGTTTCATCCAAAGAGATGGTGCGATTGAAAAAGTTAGTAGCATATTGGAAAGAGCAAGCTGGTAAAAGAAATGAGGAAGAAGACTTGGTGGATATCGAGGAAGATCGAACACTAAGAGATGGGGGAGATAGTTTGATAAAGCTGACATGA